The following are from one region of the Stanieria cyanosphaera PCC 7437 genome:
- the patD gene encoding heterocyst frequency control protein PatD, with product MLPASHSQAYQEFLVLLQKFQIYFDNLNIEVDTLDLNQKFSTLQKVFSQRILALTQEDLNDSLRQVKSLYTEIYREFKLLTTDLLFLRTSRQTVTKQERLTSIRDRLTKLIAYIEAILNS from the coding sequence ATGTTACCTGCGTCACATAGTCAAGCATATCAAGAATTTTTAGTCTTACTGCAAAAGTTTCAGATTTATTTCGATAATCTCAATATAGAAGTTGACACTTTAGATCTCAATCAAAAGTTTTCTACTTTACAAAAAGTATTTAGTCAACGAATTTTGGCATTAACTCAGGAAGATTTAAATGATTCGCTGAGGCAAGTAAAATCACTTTATACAGAAATTTATCGCGAATTTAAATTATTAACTACCGATTTACTATTTTTGCGTACCTCTCGTCAAACGGTTACCAAACAGGAACGGTTAACTTCAATTCGCGATCGCCTGACTAAATTAATTGCTTATATTGAAGCGATATTAAATAGTTAA
- a CDS encoding competence/damage-inducible protein A — translation MNAEIICVGTEILLGDILNTNCQYLAQQLASLGIPHYYQTVVGDNLNRLQKAIAIAIRRASILIFTGGLGPTPDDLTTEGIAAFFATPLVERSEIIQDIEEKFAQRGRIMTASNRKQALIPAGAKILPNPIGTAPGIIWQPQNGLTILTFPGVPEEMHKMWQATAVPFLKSQGWGKEIIYSRMLRFRGIGESALAEKVASLFKLTNPTVAPYASDGEVRLRVSAKAKSEPDAIALIAPVAQQIQEIAGLDYFGADEDTLASVVGNLLRKRGETLSVAESCTGGGLGSMLTDLPNSSDYFLGGVIAYSNEVKVALLDVKLADLEQFGAVSGQVAQQMALGVKQRLGSSWGIGITGIAGPGGGTNTKPVGLVYVGIATPEGEVMSYTYRFGAERSRNLIRYLSSCNALDQLRRKLLS, via the coding sequence ATGAATGCAGAAATAATTTGTGTCGGTACAGAAATTTTACTAGGGGATATCCTCAACACTAACTGTCAATATTTAGCTCAACAGTTAGCTAGTTTGGGTATTCCCCATTATTATCAAACCGTAGTTGGAGATAATTTAAATCGACTTCAAAAAGCGATCGCAATTGCGATTCGTCGTGCTTCTATTTTAATTTTTACAGGAGGTTTAGGGCCAACTCCAGATGATCTAACTACAGAAGGAATTGCTGCTTTTTTTGCTACACCTTTAGTAGAACGTTCGGAAATTATTCAAGATATCGAAGAAAAATTTGCCCAAAGAGGGCGAATTATGACCGCCAGCAATCGTAAACAAGCTTTAATTCCCGCAGGAGCAAAAATATTACCCAATCCAATTGGAACTGCACCAGGAATTATTTGGCAACCCCAAAACGGTTTAACCATTCTGACTTTTCCTGGCGTACCTGAAGAGATGCACAAAATGTGGCAAGCAACGGCAGTTCCTTTCCTCAAAAGTCAGGGTTGGGGAAAAGAAATTATTTATAGTCGAATGTTACGTTTTCGTGGAATTGGAGAATCGGCACTAGCAGAAAAGGTTGCTTCTTTGTTTAAACTTACTAATCCCACAGTAGCGCCCTATGCCTCTGATGGAGAGGTACGTTTAAGAGTATCTGCTAAAGCTAAATCAGAACCAGATGCGATCGCTTTAATTGCACCTGTGGCTCAACAAATTCAAGAGATTGCGGGATTAGATTATTTTGGTGCTGATGAGGATACCCTAGCTAGTGTGGTTGGTAATTTATTACGAAAGCGAGGAGAAACTCTTAGTGTAGCTGAATCTTGTACTGGTGGAGGGTTGGGATCAATGTTAACCGATCTTCCAAACAGTTCGGATTATTTTTTAGGAGGAGTTATTGCCTATAGTAATGAAGTTAAAGTGGCTTTATTAGATGTCAAGCTTGCCGATTTAGAACAATTCGGTGCAGTAAGCGGTCAAGTTGCCCAACAAATGGCTTTAGGAGTTAAGCAACGTCTTGGTAGTAGTTGGGGTATAGGAATTACAGGTATTGCTGGTCCCGGAGGAGGTACAAATACTAAACCCGTTGGTTTGGTTTACGTAGGAATAGCTACTCCAGAAGGTGAAGTAATGAGTTATACTTACCGTTTTGGCGCAGAAAGAAGCAGAAATTTAATTCGTTATCTAAGTAGTTGTAATGCTCTCGATCAATTGCGAAGAAAATTATTAAGCTAG
- a CDS encoding glycosyltransferase family 4 protein yields MPVELYHLIAFLLSVTVVLWTIPDVKTVGLKFGIVDRPNARKIHQSPVVRVGGVSIFIGTIVALLIVWRLGGFSQISPHSEGELWGLVLGSILYFVIGLADDLFNLSPISRLLMQITVAAGCWWMGVRIEFLSVPLDGLIQIGWLSLPITVIWLVGMANAINWIDGVDGLAAGVSGIAAVVMLVVTLFMDQPAAALIAAALAGSALGFLRYNFNPAQIFMGDGGAYFMGFTLAGVGVIGLVKSTAVTAVLLPYLILAVPILDMSAVIFSRLSKGKSPFVADKSHLHHWLLKAGISQRLTVLFIYALTLWVGSLAMGFSNIPSGWGYAVGATLLLAYIGWQVWRNTKKQS; encoded by the coding sequence ATGCCTGTAGAATTGTACCATCTGATTGCCTTTCTTCTTTCTGTAACAGTTGTCTTGTGGACTATTCCTGACGTCAAGACAGTTGGATTGAAATTTGGCATAGTAGATCGACCTAACGCCAGAAAAATTCATCAAAGCCCTGTTGTTCGAGTCGGCGGGGTTTCTATCTTTATCGGCACGATTGTTGCCCTCTTAATTGTTTGGCGATTAGGTGGATTTTCCCAAATTTCTCCCCACAGTGAAGGAGAACTCTGGGGTTTAGTTTTGGGAAGTATCTTGTATTTCGTAATTGGTTTGGCTGATGATTTATTTAATCTCAGTCCAATTTCTCGCTTATTGATGCAGATTACGGTAGCTGCCGGCTGTTGGTGGATGGGTGTCAGAATTGAGTTTCTTTCTGTTCCCTTAGATGGTTTGATTCAAATTGGCTGGCTAAGTCTCCCTATCACCGTCATTTGGTTAGTCGGGATGGCTAATGCGATTAATTGGATTGATGGAGTTGATGGTTTAGCTGCTGGAGTATCTGGAATTGCTGCCGTCGTGATGTTAGTTGTAACTTTATTTATGGATCAACCCGCTGCTGCTTTAATTGCTGCTGCGTTAGCTGGTAGTGCTTTGGGTTTTCTCCGTTACAACTTTAATCCTGCCCAGATTTTTATGGGAGATGGTGGAGCGTATTTTATGGGTTTTACTTTAGCAGGAGTGGGTGTAATTGGTTTAGTAAAAAGCACCGCCGTCACAGCAGTTTTATTACCCTATCTGATTTTGGCAGTACCAATTCTTGATATGTCAGCCGTCATTTTTTCCCGACTTAGCAAAGGCAAATCTCCTTTTGTTGCCGATAAAAGTCATCTTCATCACTGGTTACTTAAAGCTGGCATTTCTCAACGTCTCACAGTGTTATTTATCTATGCTTTAACTCTGTGGGTTGGTAGTTTGGCAATGGGCTTTTCTAATATACCTAGTGGTTGGGGATATGCTGTGGGGGCAACTTTGTTACTTGCTTATATTGGTTGGCAGGTTTGGCGAAATACTAAAAAACAATCGTAA
- a CDS encoding bifunctional pantoate--beta-alanine ligase/(d)CMP kinase, which yields MLLFEQITELRSYLASKRFKSQIGLVPTMGALHCGHVSLIQAAIAQTDTVVVSIFVNPLQFTPTEDLQKYPRQLQQDLRLCEQLGVEVIFTPTVEEMGIIGDTESQSVTTTVVPPVTMTSGLCGRFRPGHFIGVATIVTKLLQIVQPHRAYFGQKDAQQLAIIRRLVADLNLAVEIVGCPIVREKSGLALSSRNQYLSATEKQQAAVIYRSLQQAARAFKQRENRVEALIDLVKQELATVPPIKIQYVELVDPQTLQPLDRVKEKGLLAVAAYLGSTRLIDNIVLNQHQPIIAIDGPAGAGKSTVTRRVAEQLGLLYLDTGAMYRAVTWLVMQAKIPIEDQAKIGDLIKEVQLDLIPADSPELPTKVLINGQDVTQAIRTPEVTSQVSAIAAQAAVRQELVRLQKYFGARGGVIAEGRDIGTNVFPDAELKIFLTATVAERARRRTQDLKNLGHQSVDIEQLAQEIQKRDEQDSNRVIAPLKKADDAIEIITDGLTIEQVTQQIIDLYWRRKAEGRGKGTQN from the coding sequence GTGCTTCTGTTTGAACAAATTACCGAGTTACGTTCCTATTTGGCATCCAAACGGTTTAAATCACAAATTGGTTTAGTACCAACAATGGGTGCTTTACATTGCGGCCATGTTAGTTTGATTCAAGCAGCGATCGCGCAAACCGATACTGTAGTTGTTAGTATTTTTGTTAATCCACTTCAATTTACCCCAACCGAAGATTTACAAAAATATCCCCGTCAGCTACAACAGGATTTGCGACTATGTGAACAATTAGGAGTGGAAGTAATCTTCACTCCAACTGTTGAGGAAATGGGCATTATTGGAGATACTGAGTCTCAGTCAGTAACTACTACGGTTGTACCTCCAGTAACCATGACTTCAGGATTATGTGGAAGATTTCGCCCTGGGCATTTTATTGGCGTAGCGACAATTGTTACAAAACTTCTCCAGATTGTACAACCTCATCGGGCTTATTTTGGGCAAAAAGATGCACAACAGTTAGCAATTATTCGCCGTTTAGTAGCTGATTTAAATCTTGCTGTTGAGATTGTAGGCTGTCCCATTGTGAGGGAAAAATCGGGTTTAGCGTTAAGTTCTCGCAATCAATATTTATCTGCGACAGAAAAGCAACAAGCAGCAGTTATCTATCGTAGTTTACAACAAGCAGCTAGAGCTTTTAAACAACGGGAAAATCGGGTTGAGGCTTTAATCGATTTAGTTAAACAAGAATTAGCTACTGTCCCTCCGATTAAAATTCAATATGTAGAATTAGTCGATCCCCAAACTTTGCAACCTTTAGATCGAGTAAAAGAAAAGGGATTGTTAGCAGTTGCTGCTTATTTAGGTTCTACTCGTTTAATTGATAATATTGTGCTAAACCAACATCAACCCATTATTGCGATTGATGGCCCTGCTGGGGCTGGAAAATCAACTGTTACCCGTCGCGTAGCAGAACAGTTAGGTTTATTATATCTGGATACAGGGGCGATGTATCGGGCTGTCACTTGGTTAGTGATGCAAGCCAAGATACCTATTGAGGATCAAGCGAAAATTGGCGATCTCATTAAAGAAGTTCAATTAGATTTGATTCCTGCTGATTCTCCCGAACTTCCCACCAAAGTATTAATTAATGGTCAAGATGTCACTCAAGCAATTCGTACCCCAGAAGTAACCTCTCAAGTTTCTGCGATCGCAGCCCAAGCAGCAGTAAGACAAGAATTAGTAAGATTACAAAAATATTTCGGAGCTAGAGGAGGAGTAATTGCGGAAGGAAGAGATATTGGCACTAATGTTTTTCCTGATGCCGAATTAAAGATTTTTTTAACAGCTACCGTGGCAGAAAGAGCCAGAAGAAGAACGCAAGACTTAAAGAATTTAGGACATCAATCAGTCGATATCGAACAATTAGCCCAAGAAATTCAAAAAAGAGACGAACAAGATAGTAATAGAGTGATCGCACCTTTGAAAAAAGCTGATGATGCGATTGAAATAATTACCGATGGTTTAACTATCGAACAAGTCACTCAGCAAATTATCGATCTTTATTGGCGAAGGAAGGCAGAAGGACGAGGCAAGGGGACGCAGAATTAG
- the glyA gene encoding serine hydroxymethyltransferase produces MTQTNLDFLAQTDPEIAEAINLELQRQRDHLELIASENFTSPAVLAAQGSVLTNKYAEGLPAKRYYGGCEYVDRAEQLAIDRAKQIFGAAAANVQPHSGAQANFAVFLALLEPGDTIMGMDLSHGGHLTHGSPVNVSGKWFKVVQYGVNRDTERLDFDLIRELALKERPKLIICGYSAYPRTIEFDKFKAIADEIGAYLMADIAHIAGLVATGHHPNPIPYCDVVTTTTHKTLRGPRGGLILTKDVELGKKFNKAVFPGTQGGPLEHVIAAKAVAFGEVLKPEFKTYSAQVIANAQALGEGLKQRGFKLVSDGTDNHLILVDLRSIGMTGKEADRLVSDINITANKNTVPFDPESPFVTSGLRLGSPAMTTRGLGATDFTEIANIVADRLLNPQDEAIKSDCLHRVATLCNRFPLYPHLKIPFPVTV; encoded by the coding sequence GTGACTCAAACTAATTTAGACTTTCTTGCCCAAACAGATCCAGAAATTGCTGAAGCGATTAATCTAGAATTACAACGTCAACGAGATCATCTAGAATTAATTGCCAGCGAAAACTTTACATCGCCTGCGGTTTTGGCAGCACAGGGTTCAGTCTTGACCAATAAATATGCTGAAGGTCTACCAGCCAAACGTTACTATGGTGGTTGTGAATATGTTGACCGTGCTGAACAACTAGCGATTGATCGTGCTAAACAAATATTCGGTGCAGCAGCAGCCAATGTTCAACCCCACTCAGGCGCACAAGCCAATTTTGCAGTATTTTTGGCTTTACTTGAACCAGGGGATACCATTATGGGGATGGATTTATCTCACGGTGGACACTTAACCCACGGTTCACCAGTCAATGTTTCAGGAAAATGGTTTAAAGTAGTTCAATACGGAGTCAATCGCGACACAGAAAGATTAGACTTCGACTTAATTCGAGAATTAGCACTCAAAGAACGTCCCAAACTAATTATTTGTGGTTATTCTGCTTATCCCCGTACCATCGAATTTGACAAATTTAAAGCGATCGCAGATGAAATTGGGGCATATTTAATGGCTGATATTGCCCATATTGCTGGTTTAGTAGCCACAGGACATCATCCCAACCCAATTCCCTATTGTGATGTTGTTACTACTACCACTCACAAAACTTTACGCGGTCCTAGAGGCGGATTAATCCTCACTAAAGATGTGGAACTAGGGAAAAAATTTAATAAAGCAGTTTTTCCAGGCACTCAAGGAGGACCTTTAGAACACGTCATTGCTGCGAAAGCAGTTGCCTTTGGTGAGGTACTCAAACCAGAATTTAAAACCTATTCCGCTCAAGTAATAGCCAACGCCCAAGCTTTAGGAGAAGGCTTAAAACAACGCGGTTTTAAACTCGTATCCGATGGCACAGACAATCATTTAATTTTGGTTGATTTACGTTCGATTGGTATGACAGGCAAAGAAGCTGATCGTTTGGTAAGTGACATCAACATAACAGCCAATAAAAACACTGTTCCTTTCGATCCAGAATCTCCTTTTGTTACCAGTGGTTTACGTTTAGGTTCTCCTGCCATGACAACTAGAGGATTAGGGGCGACAGATTTTACTGAGATTGCTAACATTGTTGCAGACAGACTGCTGAATCCTCAAGATGAAGCAATTAAAAGCGATTGTCTACATAGAGTAGCTACTTTATGCAACCGCTTTCCCCTATACCCTCATCTCAAAATTCCTTTCCCCGTAACTGTCTAG
- a CDS encoding RelA/SpoT family protein, with protein MTAITIAEQPTYELELPHWLKDCLIENQSQKSDEQTNLICRAFNFAYQLHEGQYRKSGEPYIAHPVAVAGLLRDLGGDSVTIAAGFLHDVVEDTEVTPEEIEERFGTDVRQLVEGVTKLSKFNFSSKTERQAENFRRMFLSMAKDIRVIVVKLADRLHNMRTLEHLKPEKQQRIALETREIFAPLANRLGIGRFKWELEDLSFKYLEPEAYREIQALVAERRTDRETRIDKVTEIIRSRLQKLGVNVFELKGRPKHLYGIYQKMQRQQKEFHEIFDIAAVRIIVETNEECYRSLAVVHDAFKPIPGRFKDYIGLPKPNRYQSLHTTVVGLNGRPLEIQIRTLEMHHIAEYGIAAHWKYKETGSSNTRLNSDDEKFTWLRQLLEWQNDLKDAQEYIDSLKDNLFEDDVYVFTPDGDVIALAHGSTPVDFAYRIHTEVGNHMKGARVNGRWSVLDRSLQNGDIVEIITQKNSHPSLDWLNFVVTPTARNRIRQWYKRSHRDENLLRGRGLLEKELGKSGLDALLKSERMQITAQRCNYQTVEDLLAALGYGEITLNQVVNRLRDVVKEQQPVEEVVPKLELPSPSVHEVSKSTGSKSPIAGVEGLLYHLAGCCKPLPGESIIGVVTRSSRGISIHRQGCHNVDNIPGERLVPVSWNRIDEQGRPLTYPVDIQIEAIDRVGVLKDILAKVSDQNVNVRNAGVKTSPNQPAIISLSIDIRDRNQFEYLLNRIKKMSDILNIRRVNQAEN; from the coding sequence ATGACCGCCATCACCATTGCCGAACAACCTACTTACGAACTCGAACTTCCCCACTGGTTAAAAGATTGTTTAATCGAAAACCAGTCTCAAAAATCTGACGAACAGACCAATCTAATTTGTCGCGCATTCAATTTTGCCTATCAATTACACGAAGGTCAATATCGTAAGTCAGGAGAACCTTACATTGCCCATCCTGTTGCAGTGGCTGGGCTTTTACGAGATTTGGGGGGAGATAGCGTTACCATTGCTGCGGGGTTTCTGCACGACGTAGTTGAGGATACAGAGGTTACGCCAGAAGAAATCGAAGAACGATTTGGTACTGATGTGCGTCAGTTAGTTGAAGGAGTCACCAAATTATCAAAATTTAACTTCTCTAGTAAAACTGAGCGTCAAGCTGAAAATTTTCGTCGTATGTTTTTATCAATGGCAAAGGATATCCGTGTCATTGTAGTTAAACTCGCGGATCGTTTGCACAATATGCGAACTTTAGAGCATCTTAAGCCAGAAAAACAGCAACGCATTGCTTTAGAAACTAGAGAAATCTTTGCTCCTTTGGCAAATCGGTTAGGGATTGGGAGATTTAAGTGGGAATTAGAAGATTTAAGCTTTAAATATCTTGAACCAGAAGCTTATCGAGAAATTCAAGCTTTAGTTGCCGAAAGAAGAACTGACCGAGAAACCAGAATTGATAAAGTAACCGAAATTATTCGCTCGCGTCTGCAGAAATTAGGTGTTAATGTTTTTGAACTCAAAGGCAGACCAAAACATCTCTACGGCATCTATCAAAAAATGCAGCGACAGCAAAAAGAATTTCACGAAATTTTTGATATTGCTGCGGTCAGAATTATTGTTGAAACTAATGAAGAATGTTACCGTTCATTAGCGGTAGTTCATGATGCTTTTAAACCGATCCCCGGACGCTTTAAAGATTATATTGGACTACCTAAACCCAACCGCTATCAATCTCTTCATACCACAGTAGTTGGTCTTAATGGTCGTCCTTTAGAAATCCAAATCCGCACTCTAGAGATGCATCATATCGCGGAATACGGGATTGCAGCCCACTGGAAATATAAAGAAACGGGTTCTAGTAATACCAGACTTAATTCCGATGACGAAAAATTTACCTGGTTAAGACAATTACTAGAGTGGCAAAACGACCTTAAAGACGCTCAAGAATACATCGATAGTCTTAAAGATAATCTGTTTGAAGATGATGTCTATGTTTTTACACCCGATGGTGATGTGATTGCTTTAGCTCATGGTTCAACACCTGTAGATTTTGCCTATCGCATCCACACGGAAGTAGGAAATCATATGAAAGGAGCAAGGGTTAATGGTCGTTGGTCAGTTTTAGACCGTTCCTTACAAAACGGAGATATCGTAGAAATTATTACTCAGAAAAATAGTCATCCTAGTTTAGATTGGCTCAATTTTGTTGTTACTCCAACTGCTCGCAATCGGATTCGTCAATGGTACAAACGTTCTCACAGAGATGAAAATCTCCTGCGTGGTCGAGGACTATTAGAAAAAGAACTAGGTAAAAGTGGTTTAGATGCTTTGCTCAAATCGGAACGAATGCAAATTACAGCACAACGTTGTAATTATCAAACAGTAGAAGATTTACTAGCAGCTTTAGGCTACGGTGAAATTACTTTAAATCAGGTAGTTAATCGACTACGAGATGTAGTTAAGGAACAGCAACCAGTAGAAGAAGTTGTACCTAAATTAGAACTACCCTCTCCCTCAGTCCATGAAGTATCTAAATCTACTGGTAGTAAATCGCCTATTGCGGGAGTTGAAGGTTTACTTTATCATTTGGCTGGTTGTTGTAAGCCTTTACCAGGGGAATCAATTATTGGTGTAGTAACTCGTAGTTCTCGTGGGATTTCGATTCATCGTCAAGGTTGTCATAATGTTGATAATATTCCAGGAGAACGTTTAGTTCCTGTTAGTTGGAATCGCATTGATGAACAAGGTAGACCATTAACTTATCCCGTAGACATTCAAATTGAAGCAATTGACCGAGTTGGAGTTCTTAAAGATATTTTGGCAAAAGTCAGCGACCAAAATGTGAATGTTCGCAATGCAGGAGTTAAAACTAGTCCCAATCAACCAGCTATAATTTCTCTTAGTATTGATATACGCGATCGCAATCAATTTGAATATTTACTTAACCGAATTAAGAAAATGAGCGATATCTTAAATATTCGTCGTGTTAATCAAGCAGAGAATTAA
- a CDS encoding DUF1816 domain-containing protein has protein sequence MTLKKLPKVPSAIYLLFNNITNAVKKLLIFLIIPKPQLPWWVKIETTIPRCTYFFGPFDNLLEAKLFQPGYVQDLEEEQAQGITVKIEQRNVTQLTIIEEEEEYF, from the coding sequence ATGACTCTAAAAAAACTACCAAAAGTTCCATCTGCAATTTATTTGCTATTTAATAATATTACAAACGCCGTTAAAAAATTATTAATTTTTTTGATTATTCCTAAACCACAATTACCTTGGTGGGTCAAAATAGAAACTACTATACCCCGTTGTACTTACTTTTTTGGTCCTTTTGATAATCTTTTAGAAGCAAAGTTGTTTCAACCTGGTTATGTTCAAGATTTAGAAGAAGAACAAGCCCAGGGAATTACAGTTAAAATTGAACAACGTAACGTAACACAATTAACAATTATAGAGGAAGAGGAAGAATACTTTTAA
- the purM gene encoding phosphoribosylformylglycinamidine cyclo-ligase produces the protein MDYKDAGVDIEAGRTFVEQIRQDVQSTYRPEVIGGLGGFGGYFQLPAGYREPVLVSGTDGVGTKLKIAQEVNHHTSVGIDLVAMCVNDILTSGAEPLFFLDYLATGKLNPQQLAEVVQGIAEGCRISGCALLGGETAEMPGFYQLGEYDLAGFCVGVVEKSKLLDGSQVQIGDIAIGLASSGVHSNGFSLARKIVETNDLKWSDSPAILAPHSLGQVLLTPTRIYVQPVLAALNSGIEIHSMAHITGGGLPENLPRCLNQNQAIAINLDSWDIPPIFQWLAEAGNVSQAAMLDTFNLGIGFVVIVPPQQAQSTLDWFMAQGIDSYQIGQVVAGKRELILEKS, from the coding sequence ATGGACTACAAAGACGCTGGTGTTGATATCGAAGCAGGAAGAACTTTCGTTGAACAAATTCGTCAAGATGTACAAAGCACTTATCGTCCTGAAGTGATTGGAGGATTAGGTGGTTTTGGGGGATATTTTCAGTTACCAGCAGGTTATCGAGAACCAGTGTTAGTTTCTGGTACGGATGGAGTAGGAACCAAACTCAAAATTGCTCAAGAAGTAAATCATCATACTAGTGTTGGGATCGATTTAGTCGCGATGTGTGTCAATGATATTTTGACTTCTGGGGCTGAACCGCTATTTTTTCTTGATTATTTGGCTACTGGCAAATTAAATCCCCAACAATTAGCAGAAGTAGTCCAGGGTATCGCTGAAGGCTGTCGGATCAGTGGTTGTGCCTTATTGGGAGGAGAAACTGCCGAAATGCCAGGTTTTTATCAGTTGGGAGAATATGATTTGGCTGGTTTTTGTGTCGGTGTAGTTGAAAAAAGTAAACTGCTAGATGGTTCGCAAGTACAGATAGGAGATATTGCGATTGGTTTAGCAAGTTCTGGAGTTCATAGTAATGGTTTTAGTTTGGCAAGAAAAATTGTTGAAACTAATGACTTAAAATGGTCTGATTCACCAGCAATCTTAGCCCCTCATAGCCTGGGACAAGTTTTACTGACACCAACACGCATCTATGTTCAACCTGTTTTAGCAGCCCTAAACTCAGGCATAGAAATTCATAGCATGGCACATATTACTGGCGGTGGTTTACCTGAAAATTTACCTCGGTGTTTGAATCAAAATCAAGCGATCGCAATTAATCTAGACAGTTGGGACATTCCGCCAATTTTTCAATGGTTAGCCGAGGCTGGCAATGTTTCACAAGCAGCCATGTTAGATACTTTTAATCTGGGAATTGGTTTTGTGGTGATTGTACCACCTCAACAAGCTCAGTCGACTTTAGATTGGTTTATGGCTCAAGGAATTGATAGTTATCAAATTGGTCAGGTAGTTGCAGGAAAGCGAGAATTAATTTTGGAAAAGAGCTAA